Proteins encoded in a region of the Coffea eugenioides isolate CCC68of chromosome 4, Ceug_1.0, whole genome shotgun sequence genome:
- the LOC113768271 gene encoding NDR1/HIN1-like protein 6, whose amino-acid sequence MADRVYPAAKAAANGTTTTAAAVNPTFPPTKGQLYNNTTRPVYRPQSLSKRRHSRSCCCSCCLWTTLFIILILVLVAVAGAVFWVIYRPHRPNFSVSSLQLSHFNLTSTGVNSKFNFTLVARNPNKKIKFFYDPINVSVLSDGVDIGDGSFPSFEHGTKNTTTLKTVISSSGQSLDATQISTLKSDLKNQNGGLPLKVQLNTKVKVKVGGLKTKKVGIKVTCEGIKLAVPTGKAPTTATTSNIQCKVDLRIKIWKWTV is encoded by the coding sequence ATGGCAGATAGAGTATACCCGGCAGCCAAGGCCGCTGCCAACGGCACCACTACCACCGCTGCAGCCGTGAACCCAACATTTCCACCCACCAAAGGCCAGCTCTATAATAACACCACGCGCCCTGTCTACCGCCCCCAATCACTCAGCAAGCGTCGCCACAGCCGCAGCTGCTGCTGTTCCTGCTGCCTCTGGACAACCCTCTTCATCATCCTCATCCTTGTCCTCGTCGCCGTAGCCGGGGCCGTCTTCTGGGTTATCTACCGTCCCCACCGCCCCAACTTCAGCGTCTCCTCCCTTCAACTGTCCCACTTCAACCTCACCTCCACTGGGGTCAACTCCAAATTCAACTTCACGCTCGTTGCCCGCAACCCCAATAAGAAAATCAAGTTCTTTTACGATCCCATCAATGTTTCCGTACTCTCCGACGGGGTTGACATTGGTGATGGATCCTTCCCAAGTTTCGAACACGGGACTAAGAATACTACCACTTTAAAAACTGTCATCTCCAGCTCAGGTCAAAGTTTGGACGCTACACAGATTTCTACGTTAAAATCTGATTTAAAGAATCAGAACGGCGGCTTGCCCTTGAAAGTTCAGCTGAATACTAAGGTGAAAGTGAAGGTTGGAGggttgaaaacaaagaaagttgGAATAAAGGTCACCTGTGAAGGGATCAAGCTTGCTGTTCCCACCGGAAAGGCGCCAACCACCGCGACTACATCCAATATCCAGTGTAAGGTTGACCTTCGAATCAAGATCTGGAAATGGACGGTCTAA
- the LOC113768811 gene encoding protein HOTHEAD has product MALLVGASALKLLLSLLLCLNTLTSSCQGKDQRTWESRYPFIKRASSFSSSESVTPGPEGGDGEGYDYIIVGGGTAGCPLAATLSQNYSVLLLERGGAPFGNVNVSFMQNFHISLADTSSSSASQFFVSTDGVLNSRARVLGGGTCINAGFYTRASSSYIREVGWDEKLVNESYPWVEKQVVHKPDLAPWQQALRDSLLEVGISPFNGFTYDHLYGTKVGGTIFDRFGRRHTAAELLASANPEKLSVLIHATVQKIVFDTRGKRPRATGVIFKDEKGIQHRAFLSRDTRSEIILSSGAIGSPQLLLLSGIGPKADLKKFNIPTVLNNPFVGKGMADNPLNTIFIPTNGPVQQSLIQTVGITKMGVYIEASSGFGQSTDSIQCHHGILSAELGQLSTIPPKLRTQEAIQAYRKRKRDLPHEVFKGGFILEKIARPLSTGKITLINTNVDDNPSITFNYFSHPRDLQKCVNGIRIMEKIVNSNRFTNISQCKKETIEKVLNMSVQANVNLIPKQTNDTKFLEQFCKDTVVTIWHYHGGCHVGKVVGPDYKVLGVQRLRVVDGSIFRDSPGTNPQATVMMMGRYMGVKILRKRLGRAAGI; this is encoded by the exons ATGGCTTTGCTGGTTGGTGCATCAGCTTTGAAGCTCCTTCTCTCTTTACTTCTATGCCTCAACACTCTCACTTCCTCCTGCCAAG GGAAGGATCAGAGAACATGGGAGAGTCGATACCCGTTCATCAAACGTGCGAGTTCGTTTTCTTCGTCAGAATCGGTGACACCGGGGCCGGAAGGCGGGGATGGCGAAGGATACGACTACATAATAGTGGGAGGTGGGACGGCAGGGTGTCCCTTGGCGGCCACGCTATCTCAGAATTATAGCGTGCTGCTGCTGGAAAGAGGGGGAGCTCCCTTTGGGAACGTCAATGTGTCCTTCATGCAGAACTTCCACATCTCCTTAGCCGACACTTCATCATCCTCCGCTTCCCAATTCTTCGTTTCCACCGATGGGGTATTGAATTCCAGGGCTAGAGTTCTTGGTGGGGGCACTTGCATCAATGCTGGCTTCTACACCAGGGCCAGCTCAAG TTACATCAGGGAAGTAGGTTGGGATGAAAAACTGGTGAATGAGTCCTACCCCTGGGTTGAAAAACAAGTTGTTCACAAGCCAGACCTTGCACCTTGGCAGCAGGCATTAAGGGACAGTCTCCTAGAAGTTGGTATATCCCCGTTTAATGGCTTCACCTATGATCATTTATATGGAACCAAGGTTGGTGGTACCATCTTCGACAGATTCGGCCGCCGTCACACAGCTGCCGAGCTACTTGCCTCTGCCAACCCTGAAAAGCTCAGTGTATTGATACATGCAACTGTTCAGAAAATTGTCTTTGACACAAGGG GGAAAAGGCCTAGGGCCACCGGAGTCATCTTCAAAGATGAAAAGGGTATCCAACATCGAGCATTCCTATCAAGGGATACGAGGAGTGAAATTATATTGTCCAGTGGAGCGATTGGGAGCCCTCAACTCCTGCTTCTTAGTGGGATCGGACCAAAAGCAGACCTTAAGAAATTTAACATACCTACGGTGCTTAACAATCCATTTGTAGGGAAAGGGATGGCTGATAACCCCCTCAACACAATCTTCATTCCCACCAATGGCCCTGTTCAACAGTCGCTTATACAGACTGTTGGAATTACCAAGATGGGAGTGTACATTGAAGCCAGCAGTGGATTTGGACAGTCCACGGACAGCATTCAGTGCCATCATGGAATCCTTTCAGCTGAG CTTGGGCAGCTTTCTACAATTCCACCCAAACTAAGAACACAAGAGGCAATTCAAGcatacagaaaaagaaaaagagaccTTCCACATGAAGTCTTCAAGGGAGGTTTCATTTTAGAAAAGATTGCCAGGCCTTTGTCAACAGGCAAAATTACCCTGATCAACACCAATGTTGACGACAACCCCTCCATCACCTTCAACTACTTCAGCCATCCTCGTGATTTACAGAAATGTGTCAATGGTATACGCATTATGGAGAAGATTGTAAACTCAAACCGTTTCACCAATATCTCACAGTGCAAGAAAGAAACGATTGAGAAGGTGCTCAATATGAGCGTGCAGGCCAATGTTAACCTCATACCAAAGCAAACAAATGACACCAAGTTCTTGGAGCAGTTCTGTAAAGACACTGTAGTCACAATTTGGCACTACCATGGTGGATGTCACGTCGGCAAGGTGGTAGGTCCTGATTATAAGGTCCTCGGTGTCCAAAGGCTCCGTGTCGTGGATGGTTCAATATTCAGAGATTCTCCAGGCACTAATCCTCAAGCCACAGTGATGATGATGGGAAG ATACATGGGAGTGAAGATATTAAGAAAAAGATTAGGAAGAGCGGCAGGCATTTAG
- the LOC113768861 gene encoding protein FAR1-RELATED SEQUENCE 4-like, translating to MESSSAPVNSNFEPREDVEFDSHEAAYELYKEYAKSVGFGTAKLSSRRSRASKEFIDAKFSCIRYGNKQQSDDAINPRPSPKIGCKASMHVKRRPNGKWYIHSFVKEHNHDLLPAQAHFFRSHRNVDPLKNDSKVRRRKILASMTKQYGVYQPSGPVENFIRNQHDRGRSLTLEEGDGQGLLDFFMHMQEENPRFFYAVDFNEEHRLRNVFWVDAKGIDDYAYFSDVVLFDTTYFSNKYKLPLVLFIGVNHHIQPILLGCALIADETVFTFAWLMQTWCLAMGGHGPQVLLTDQNHSMKAAVAAVFPDTRHYFSLWQALDKIPRQPQYLNLWHETFLAKFRKCIHKSWTEEQFEKRWWKLVERFNLRDDQWMHSLYENRRLWVPTFMRDFSFSGLSVASRSESPSSFFDKYVLAETSLKEFVRQYQLVLEDRYEEEAKANFDAWHETPELKSPSPFEKQMSLVYTHEIFKKFQVEVLGAAACHLKKEKEDESSITYAVKDFENNEDFMVEWSEQKSEIYCSCRSFQYRGYLCRHAIVVLQMSGVFTIPSKYILQRWTNAATSRHSISERLDEVQNKVRRYNDLCRRAIILGEEGSLSQESYNIAVGAIREAQRQCTSVSNSADNNLRTGTSTALAIHGTEEANQGDIAMDVGEVRGNMVTRTNKSSKRAHSGKERESEVSNSNRKGKVAMEPEAANVGSHGDFHSVDMPSGLEYPAMYPRFLTTLLRSGDMSKRSVEMLGEMLEE from the exons ATGGAGTCTAGTTCTGCTCCGGTAAACTCCAATTTTGAGCCTCGAGAAGATGTGGAGTTTGATTCTCATGAGGCAGCATATGAGTTATATAAAGAGTATGCCAAGTCTGTGGGGTTTGGTACGGCGAAATTGAGTAGTCGTCGTTCTAGGGCATCTAAGGAGTTCATTGATGCCAAGTTTTCGTGTATAAGATATGGAAATAAGCAACAGTCCGATGATGCTATTAACCCAAGACCTTCCCCTAAGATAGGTTGTAAAGCAAGCATGCATGTGAAGAGGAGGCCGAATGGGAAGTGGTATATACATAGTTTTGTGAAGGAGCATAATCATGACCTTTTGCCAGCTCAAGCTCATTTTTTTCGAAGTCATAGGAATGTTGATCCACTTAAGAACGATTCAAAAGTACGAAGAAGGAAGATTTTGGCTTCCATGACCAAACAATATGGTGTGTATCAGCCCTCTGGTCCAGTAGAGAATTTTATCCGGAATCAGCATGATAGAGGTCGGAGTTTGACTCTCGAAGAAGGAGATGGCCAGGGTTTGCTCGATTTTTTTATGCATATGCAGGAAGAAAATCCAAGGTTTTTCTATGCAGTAGATTTTAATGAAGAGCATCGACTGAGAAATGTGTTTTGGGTCGATGCTAAAGGTATAGATGATTATGCTTATTTTAGTGACGTCGTGTTGTTTGACACCACATATTTCTCAAACAAGTATAAGCTCCCTTTAGTTCTTTTTATTGGAGTGAACCATCATATCCAGCCCATATTGCTCGGTTGTGCATTGATTGCAGATGAAACTGTGTTTACATTCGCTTGGTTGATGCAAACATGGTGCCTGGCAATGGGGGGCCATGGACCGCAAGTTCTACTGACTGATCAGAACCATTCAATGAAAGCAGCTGTTGCAGCTGTCTTTCCTGATACGCGTCACTATTTTAGCCTGTGGCAAGCATTGGATAAGATTCCCAGACAACCTCAATATCTTAACCTTTGGCATGAAACCTTTTTGGCAAAATTTAGGAAATGTATACACAAGTCATGGACTGAGGAGCAATTTGAAAAGAGGTGGTGGAAGTTGGTTGAAAGATTCAATCTTCGGGATGATCAGTGGATGCACTCACTCTATGAAAATCGCAGACTATGGGTGCCTACTTTCATGAGGGATTTCTCTTTTTCTGGTTTGTCTGTGGCTTCAAGATCTGAGAGCCCGAGCTCTTTCTTTGATAAATATGTACTTGCTGAAACTTCTTTGAAAGAATTTGTCAGACAATATCAGTTAGTCCTGGAAGACAGGTATGAAGAGGAAGCTAAAGCTAATTTTGATGCTTGGCATGAAACACCCGAGTTGAAATCTCCTTCACCTTTTGAGAAACAAATGTCTCTTGTATATACTCATGAAATATTCAAGAAGTTTCAAGTGGAGGTGTTGGGAGCAGCTGCATGTCatctcaaaaaagaaaaagaagatgagTCCAGTATAACATATGCTGtcaaagattttgaaaataatgAGGATTTTATGGTGGAGTGGAGTGAACAGAAATCAGAAATATATTGCTCGTGCCGCTCATTTCAATACAGAGGCTACCTATGTAGGCATGCCATTGTGGTTCTCCAAATGTCAGGTGTTTTTACCATCCCATCCAAATATATATTGCAGAGGTGGACAAATGCTGCCACAAGCAGGCATTCTATTAGCGAGAGATTGGATGAGGTACAGAATAAGGTCCGTCGATACAATGACCTGTGTCGACGAGCCATAATATTGGGGGAAGAAGGGTCATTGTCTCAAGAGAGTTATAACATTGCAGTTGGTGCCATAAGAGAAGCTCAAAGACAATGTACAAGTGTGAGTAACTCTGCTGACAATAACTTGAGGACAGGCACCTCAACAGCACTAGCAATTCATGGTACTGAGGAAGCAAATCAAGGTGATATTGCAATGGATGTAGGGGAGGTGCGAGGTAATATGGTGACGCGGACGAATAAAAGCTCTAAGAGAGCACATTctggaaaagaaagagaaagtgaagTCAGCAATTCTAATAGGAAAGGGAAG GTGGCAATGGAGCCCGAAGCAGCAAATGTTGGGTCACATGGCGACTTTCACTCAGTG GATATGCCCAGTGGCTTGGAATATCCTGCCATGTATCCAAGATTTCTTACAACGCTGTTAAGAAGCGGTGACATGAGCAAGAGAAGTGTGGAAATGCTTGGCGAAATGTTGGAGGAATAA
- the LOC113768284 gene encoding protein seele, producing the protein MAEDSSSRLVFAIALLSLFSAGLSIDDKCAACTAIAEELERGLMNERPRNHLDMRHRLDAKGQRQGKVIDYRVSELRVVDLLDGLCEKMQDYTLEKVDSSTQVWMKVDNWDILKTNKQEARAYSKAISSFCGRLLEETEDELSELIKKGSVKAGSVSKVLCEDLGRYCDQPSDDDGKVMDEL; encoded by the exons ATGGCGGAGGACTCGTCGTCGCGGCTGGTTTTTGCCATTGCCTTACTGTCACTGTTTTCTGCCGGCCTTTCTATTGACGACAAATGTGCTGCTTGCACCGCCATTGCC GAGGAGCTAGAGCGTGGTCTCATGAAT GAAAGACCAAGAAATCATCTGGATATGAGACACCGGTTGGATGCTAAAGGTCAGCGCCAAGGAAAGGTAATAGATTACAG GGTAAGTGAATTGAGAGTGGTCGATCTTTTGGATGGGCTTTGTGAAAAGATGCAAGACTATACCCTTGAGAAG GTAGACTCTAGCACACAAGTATGGATGAAAGTGGATAACTGGGACATCCTTAAAACCA ATAAACAGGAAGCTCGAGCCTATTCAAAAGCTATATCCTCTTTCTGTGGAAG GTTACTTGAGGAAACTGAAGATGAG TTGTCAGAATTGATAAAGAAAGGATCTGTTAAAGCTGGAAGTGTGAGCAAGGTTTTGTGTGAGGACCTTGGAAGATATTGCGATCAACCTAG TGACGATGATGGCAAAGTTATGGATGAGCTTTAA
- the LOC113768053 gene encoding receptor-like serine/threonine-protein kinase ALE2: MGMLLAFMSLSYFIILSPLPVQGSAAPLPQPTLTFPTIGQKRHGGLSAAPQSKAFSYPAHVYYPPRTVLNQHKHFNATSHRHHFKKPTNGYVSSPTASFHRNHWKRNRFSKFPREPYDQLSPLASSPKDTWHAVSPSQPPLPSAEGKGAPALVPSPAIPASQLRMPRPRPIISPSSSSTRKTIKAPSPSPILTLPPPPPNHDCSSLTCTEPLTYAPAGSPCGCVWPVEVSLRLSVTLYTFFPLVSELAKEISAGLSLNRSQVRIMGANAVNQQLEKTIVLINLVPEDEQFDATTAFSIYRKFWQREIFVQTSLFGKYEVLYVHYPGLPPSPPSLTSASATINDQPNHGIDNDGMAIKPLGVDVPRRRKNRISRNVVIVIVLSCTTTVVVCMGLIWLLLLKCGYCTYETDNDPNLLITTHVNPAGVDGSLMLESKPTSDSMSFSSSVLQYTGTAKIFSMTDIGRATENFHASRVIGEGGFGIVYSGILDDGRKVAVKVLKRDDRQGSREFLAEVEMLSRLHHRNLVKLIGICTEAHSRCLVYELVPNGSVESHLHGLENEASPLDWCARMKIALGAARGLAYLHEDSSPRVIHRDFKSSNILLEHDFTAKVSDFGLARTALDERSKHISTHVMGTFGYLAPEYAMTGHLLVKSDVYSYGVVLLELLTGRKPVDLSQPPGQENLVAWARPLLTTNEGLETIIDPTLKPNASYDSVAKFAAIASMCVQPEVSHRPFMGEVVQALKLVCDEFDETRGLMSRSCSQDDFSIDIDSKHSRISGDIGEASIAEYAVEGVDSTFEDKIALSTNLVPAGFERQESGSFRRQFNSAPLKMVRKRRFWERLRGLSSGSMSEHGF, encoded by the exons ATGGGGATGCTTTTGGCTTTCATGTCGCTCAGTTATTTCATAATTCTCAGCCCATTGCCAGTTCAAGGATCTGCAG CACCACTTCCCCAGCCAACATTAACTTTTCCAACCATTGGCCAAAAGAGGCATGGAGGTCTTTCTGCAGCACCTCAATCTAAAGCCTTCAGCTATCCAGCACATGTTTATTACCCTCCAAGAACTG TGCTCAATCAACACAAACACTTCAATGCAACTTCACACAGACACCATTTTAAGAAACCAACGAATGGTTATGTTTCTTCACCGACAGCCTCATTTCATAGAAACCACTGGAAGAGAAACAGGTTCAGCAAATTTCCTCGTGAACCATATGATCAGCTTTCTCCACTGGCATCTAGTCCGAAAG ATACATGGCATGCAGTCTCCCCATCTCAGCCTCCTCTTCCGTCAGCAGAGGGCAAGGGTGCACCAGCACTTGTGCCATCACCAGCAATACCAGCGAGTCAACTTAGAA TGCCAAGACCTAGACCTATAATCTCTCCCTCAAGTTCTTCAACAAGAAAGACCATAAAGGCTCCATCACCATCTCCAATTTTGACACTCCCTCCTCCACCTCCTAATCACG ACTGTTCGTCACTGACATGCACTGAGCCATTGACGTATGCACCTGCTGGATCACCTTGTGGCTGTGTTTGGCCTGTTGAAGTTAGCCTCCGTCTCAGTGTTACGCTATATACATTTTTCCCCTTGGTTTCCGAGCTTGCTAAGGAAATTTCTGCCGGTCTTTCTTTGAATCGAAGCCAAGTGCGGATCATGGGAGCAAATGCAGTGAACCAGCAATTAGAGAAAACGATTGTCCTCATCAATTTGGTACCTGAAGATGAGCAATTTGATGCCACTACTGCATTTTCAATCTATAGAAAGTTCTGGCAGAGAGAGATTTTTGTGCAGACTTCGCTCTTTGGCAAGTACGAGGTGTTATACGTCCACTACCCAG GTCTACCTCCCTCTCCACCTTCATTGACCTCAGCAAGTGCTACTATCaatgaccaaccaaatcatgggATAGATAATGATGGGATGGCAATCAAGCCTCTTGGAGTGGATGTGCCGAGGAGAAGAAAGAACAGGATTAGTAGAAATGTGGTCATTGTAATTGTTCTATCTTGTACCACAACTGTTGTTGTGTGCATGGGACTTATCTGGCTTTTGTTGTTAAAATGTGGCTACTGCACATATGAAACTGACAACGATCCAAATCTTCTAATAACAACTCACGTAAATCCAGCAG GTGTAGACGGGTCCTTGATGCTTGAAAGCAAGCCCACCTCAGATTCAATGTCATTCAGTTCTAGTGTCTTGCAATATACTGGAACTGCCAAGATATTCAGTATGACTGACATAGGGAGAGCCACCGAAAACTTTCACGCTTCAAGAGTAATTGGTGAAGGTGGTTTTGGAATTGTATACAGTGGCATTCTTGATGATGGAAGGAAGGTAGCAGTGAAGGTTTTAAAGAGGGATGATCGGCAAGGAAGCCGTGAGTTTTTGGCAGAAGTTGAAATGCTCAGCCGGCTGCACCATCGAaacttggtcaaattgataGGTATCTGCACGGAGGCCCATTCTCGATGCCTGGTCTATGAATTGGTCCCAAATGGAAGTGTGGAGTCGCATTTACATG GACTTGAAAACGAGGCAAGTCCTCTTGATTGGTGTGCTCGAATGAAGATTGCTCTTGGAGCAGCACGTGGTCTGGCCTATCTGCACGAGGACTCGAGTCCACGTGTAATACATAGAGACTTCAAATCAAGCAACATTCTCTTAGAACACGATTTTACAGCAAAAGTTTCGGACTTTGGCTTGGCTAGAACAGCATTGGATGAGAGAAGCAAACATATTTCAACTCATGTCATGGGAACTTTTGG TTATCTTGCTCCTGAGTATGCAATGACTGGTCATCTCCTAGTGAAGAGTGACGTCTACAGCTATGGTGTAGTGCTCCTTGAGCTCTTAACTGGGCGAAAGCCTGTGGATTTATCACAACCCCCAGGCCAAGAAAATCTTGTTGCTTGGGCTCGTCCGCTTCTCACAACCAACGAAGGTTTGGAAACAATTATAGACCCTACTCTAAAGCCAAACGCTTCATATGATAGTGTTGCCAAATTTGCTGCAATTGCATCCATGTGTGTGCAACCTGAAGTATCTCATCGTCCATTTATGGGAGAAGTTGTTCAAGCATTGAAGCTTGTCTGTGATGAGTTTGATGAAACAAGAGGATTAATGTCAAGAAGTTGCAGCCAGGATGACTTTTCTATTGACATAGATAGTAAGCATAGCAGAATTTCAGGTGATATAGGCGAAGCTTCTATTGCCGAGTATGCAGTGGAAGGCGTGGACTCGACTTTTGAAGACAAGATAGCGTTGTCAACTAATCTTGTACCTGCTGGCTTTGAAAGACAAGAATCTGGATCTTTTAGGAGACAATTTAATTCTGCTCCCCTAAAAATGGTAAGAAAAAGGCGTTTCTGGGAACGCTTGAGGGGGCTGTCCAGTGGCAGCATGAGTGAGCATGGATTTTAA